The Coffea eugenioides isolate CCC68of chromosome 8, Ceug_1.0, whole genome shotgun sequence genome has a segment encoding these proteins:
- the LOC113780868 gene encoding subtilisin-like protease SBT1.7, with protein sequence MGLTEILILISVLSFHSLAVAINDFLGKSNLETYIVHVEFPEYSDIQLSSSSGPNEDLDSWYRSFLPTTFASSNEAPQIVHSYHNVFKGFAAKLSAEDVKTMEKKPGFISAQPQMLLSLHTTHSPNFLGLHQNVGFWNESNYGKGVIIGVLDSGIAPDHPSFSDEGMPPPPAKWKGKCQFNTSACNNKLIGARFFSDGNGSPMDEDGHGTHTAGTAAGNYVKGANVFGNANGTAVGVAPLAHLAIYKVCSPGCSESDILAAMDAAIHDGVDILSLSLQGGSGPFYADNIAMGAYSAMEKGIFVSCSAGNSGPFNRSLSNEAPWILTVGASTIDRKIRTSAKLGNNEEFNGESLYQPKDFPPALFPLYYTGMNQSDFNSGYCGSGLLNDTGVLGKIVVCDNGGGVSRIAKGQNIKSSGGVGMILINQLSQGYATSADAHVLPATHLSYTDGVKVLAYINSTKSPMGSISFKGTIIGDHQAPLVAAFSSRGPSRTSPGILKPDIIGPGVNILAAWHRSVENNSNTKATFNVISGTSMSCPHLSGVAALLKSVHPDWSPAAIKSAIMTTADIVNLAKNPIEDQTLLPANVFATGSGHVNPAKANNPGLIYDIEPKDYIPYLCGLNYTNREVSHLVQRKVNCTAESSIPEAQLNYPSFSIVFGSSIQKYTRMVTNVGEAKSVYTVKVAPPAGVNVTVKPNTLSFSEVNQKLTYEVTFSLLASSANNTVSQGSLAWTSAKYSVRSPIVALFGATQRF encoded by the coding sequence ATGGGATTGACGGAAATTCTCATTCTGATTTCTGTACTCAGTTTTCATTCTTTGGCAGTTGCTATTAATGATTTTCTTGGCAAGAGCAATTTAGAGACTTACATTGTTCATGTTGAGTTTCCTGAATATTCTGATATTCAACTTTCAAGTTCAAGCGGCCCAAATGAAGATTTGGACAGTTGGTACAGGTCATTTCTGCCAACAACATTTGCAAGCTCGAATGAAGCACCACAAATTGTTCATTCATATCACAATGTCTTCAAAGGTTTCGCTGCAAAATTATCGGCTGAGGATGTGAAAACGATGGAGAAGAAGCCTGGTTTCATATCTGCTCAGCCTCAAATGTTACTATCTTTGCACACTACCCACAGTCCTAATTTTTTGGGGTTGCATCAGAATGTGGGATTTTGGAATGAATCGAATTACGGTAAGGGGGTCATCATTGGAGTCTTGGACTCTGGAATTGCACCGGACCATCCATCATTTAGTGATGAAGGAATGCCTCCACCACCTGCTAAATGGAAGGGAAAGTGCCAATTCAATACTTCAGCATGCAATAACAAattgattggagcaagattttTCAGCGATGGAAATGGTTCGCCAATGGATGAGGATGGTCATGGTACTCACACTGCAGGCACTGCTGCTGGAAACTATGTGAAGGGTGCTAATGTTTTCGGAAATGCTAATGGCACTGCTGTTGGTGTTGCGCCTCTAGCTCACTTGGCAATTTACAAAGTATGCTCCCCTGGTTGTTCGGAGAGTGACATATTGGCTGCGATGGATGCTGCCATACATGATGGAGTTGACATCCTTTCCCTCTCCCTCCAAGGAGGATCAGGCCCATTTTACGCTGACAATATTGCTATGGGTGCATATAGTGCAATggaaaagggcatttttgtcagCTGCTCTGCTGGAAATAGCGGTCCTTTTAATCGCTCTTTATCAAATGAAGCCCCGTGGATTCTCACTGTTGGTGCAAGCACCATTGATAGGAAAATCAGGACAAGTGCCAAGCTTGGAAACAATGAGGAATTCAATGGCGAGTCGCTTTATCAGCCTAAGGATTTTCCTCCGGCATTGTTCCCTCTGTACTATACTGGCATGAACCAGAGCGATTTTAACTCTGGATATTGTGGCTCAGGATTATTGAACGACACTGGAGTCCTGGGGAAAATAGTGGTGTGTGACAATGGTGGCGGAGTATCACGAATTGCGAAGGGACAAAATATCAAGAGTTCTGGTGGTGTCGGTATGATCCTTATTAACCAATTGTCACAAGGATATGCAACATCAGCTGATGCTCATGTCCTTCCTGCAACACATTTAAGTTATACTGATGGAGTAAAGGTTTTGGCCTACATAAACTCGACAAAATCACCCATGGGTTCGATCTCGTTTAAAGGGACTATTATTGGAGACCATCAAGCTCCATTGGTTGCTGCATTTTCTTCTAGAGGTCCAAGCAGGACAAGTCCTGGTATTCTGAAGCCTGATATTATTGGCCCTGGTGTCAACATTCTTGCAGCCTGGCATCGCTCTGTCGAAAACAACAGCAACACAAAAGCCACTTTTAACGTAATCTCTGGGACATCAATGTCTTGTCCTCATCTCAGTGGTGTTGCCGCACTTCTCAAAAGTGTGCACCCGGATTGGTCTCCAGCTGCAATTAAGTCTGCGATCATGACTACAGCTGATATTGTGAACCTGGCCAAGAATCCAATTGAGGATCAAACGCTCCTTCCTGCTAACGTCTTTGCCACTGGCTCAGGCCATGTGAACCCCGCTAAAGCAAACAATCCAGGGCTGATTTATGACATCGAACCGAAAGATTACATCCCTTATTTGTGCGGATTGAATTACACAAACAGGGAGGTTAGTCACCTTGTACAACGCAAGGTGAACTGCACGGCAGAATCAAGCATTCCTGAAGCACAACTGAACTACCCTTCATTTTCAATCGTTTTTGGATCCAGTATTCAGAAGTATACGAGGATGGTTACCAATGTGGGTGAGGCTAAATCGGTTTACACAGTTAAGGTTGCTCCGCCAGCAGGGGTCAATGTTACAGTCAAACCCAATACACTTAGTTTCTCAGAGGTGAACCAAAAATTGACATATGAAGTCACATTTAGCCTATTAGCATCTTCTGCTAACAATACAGTATCTCAAGGTTCCCTTGCATGGACTTCAGCAAAGTACTCAGTCAGGAGCCcaattgtagcactttttggaGCAACGCAGAGGTTCTAG
- the LOC113780869 gene encoding subtilisin-like protease SBT1.7 has translation MASMASITLFFILFLHSSLAILVASDVSNQIELETYIVHVQKPPASKVLSDLESLDSWYSSFLPATTADTNEEPRMVYSYHNVFTGFAAKLSSEEVKALENVEGFVSARPQKVVSLHTTHSPDFLGLHQNFGFWKESNYGRGTIIGVLDTGIRPDHPSFADEGMPPPPAKWKGRCEFNFTGACNNKLIGARFFRSAGGGTPLDEEGHGTHTASTAAGNFVKGANVFGNANGTAVGIAPFAHVAMYKVCSSSCPESDILAAMDVAIDDGVDILSISIGGFSSSFYDDNIALGAFSAMEKGIFVSCSAGNNGPFSSSLANEAPWILTVGASTIDRKTTATAVLGDNQEFDGQTLFQPKNFRHTQLPLIYPGLLNASDFGAPTCGSSTLNKTDIRGKIVLCMIGGSTTRIEKGKLIKDAGGAGMILMNTQSRANTTLADAHVLPATHIGYADGQKIISYINRTSNPTATIMFKGTIIGDVHAPAVAGFSSRGPSLVSPGILKPDIIGPGVNILAAWPVSVENNTNATSTFNIISGTSMSCPHLSGIAALLKSSHPDWSPAAIKSAIMTTADLLNIENRLIEDERYLPANIFATGAGHVNPSKANDPGLVYDILPEDYTPYLCGLNYTSRQVAIILQRKVNCTETIPEAQLNYPSFAIRLGSSSTPQTYTRTVTNVGDANESYKVQIIPPTGVSVAVGPSTLNFSEQNQRLTYQVTFSRTANSFSGTVHGFVIWSSAKHFVRSPVAATFL, from the coding sequence ATGGCTTCTATGGCTTCAATTACTctctttttcattcttttcctacATTCATCGCTTGCAATACTAGTTGCAAGTGATGTTTCTAACCAGATTGAGTTAGAAACTTACATTGTTCACGTACAAAAACCTCCTGCAAGCAAGGTTTTAAGTGACTTGGAAAGTTTGGACAGCTGGTACAGCTCATTTTTACCAGCCACCACAGCCGACACAAATGAGGAGCCACGCATGGTTTATTCCTATCACAATGTTTTCACAGGCTTTGCAGCCAAATTATCTTCTGAGGAAGTGAAAGCATTGGAAAATGTGGAAGGATTTGTATCCGCGCGGCCTCAAAAAGTTGTATCATTACATACAACTCATTCTCCTGATTTTCTTGGTTTGCACCAAAATTTTGGCTTTTGGAAGGAGTCAAATTATGGAAGGGGGACAATTATTGGAGTGTTGGACACCGGAATTAGGCCTGATCATCCGTCTTTTGCGGACGAAGGGATGCCTCCTCCACCTGCTAAGTGGAAGGGAAGATGTGAGTTCAATTTCACTGGAGCATGTAACAACAAACTCATTGGAGCAAGGTTTTTTAGGAGTGCTGGAGGAGGGACGCCCTTAGATGAAGAAGGCCATGGAACTCATACTGCAAGTACAGCAGCTGGAAACTTTGTCAAAGGGGCTAATGTATTTGGCAATGCTAACGGGACTGCAGTTGGAATTGCACCATTTGCTCATGTGGCCATGTACAAAGTATGTTCAAGTTCTTGCCCAGAAAGTGACATACTGGCTGCAATGGATGTTGCAATTGATGATGGCGTCGACATTCTTTCCATTTCGATTGGTGGGTTTTCTAGTTCTTTCTATGATGACAACATAGCACTTGGTGCATTCAGTGCAATGGAGAAAGGGATCTTTGTGAGCTGCTCAGCCGGAAACAACGGTCCATTCAGTAGCTCTTTGGCAAATGAGGCCCCTTGGATTCTCACAGTTGGTGCAAGTACCATTGATAGAAAAACAACGGCCACTGCTGTGCTTGGAGACAATCAAGAATTTGATGGCCAGACGCTTTTCCAGCCTAAGAATTTCCGTCACACACAACTGCCTCTCATTTACCCCGGATTATTGAATGCAAGTGATTTCGGTGCTCCAACTTGTGGTTCAAGCACACTGAACAAGACTGATATCAGGGGCAAGATCGTGTTGTGCATGATAGGTGGATCAACAACAAGAATTGAAAAAGGCAAATTAATAAAAGATGCTGGCGGTGCTGGAATGATACTCATGAACACTCAATCCCGAGCCAATACTACATTAGCAGATGCTCATGTTCTCCCTGCTACTCACATTGGTTATGCAGATGGACAGAAGATCATAAGCTATATAAACAGAACTTCCAATCCTACTGCTACAATCATGTTCAAAGGAACTATAATTGGAGATGTTCATGCTCCAGCTGTTGCGGGGTTTTCCTCTAGAGGTCCTAGCTTGGTGAGCCCAGGGATCTTGAAGCCTGATATTATTGGTCCTGGAGTAAACATCCTTGCAGCTTGGCCTGTCTCTGTCGAGAACAACACCAACGCAACATCCACATTCAACATTATCTCTGGCACTTCAATGTCTTGTCCTCATCTTAGCGGTATTGCTGCACTTCTCAAAAGTTCCCATCCTGATTGGTCTCCGGCTGCTATTAAATCAGCAATCATGACCACTGCTGATCTACTAAACATTGAGAACAGGCTTATTGAGGATGAAAGATACCTTCCTGCTAACATTTTCGCCACTGGTGCAGGCCATGTCAATCCCTCAAAAGCAAATGACCCTGGACTTGTTTATGACATCCTTCCTGAAGATTACACTCCATATTTGTGCGGCTTGAACTATACAAGTCGACAAGTTGCTATCATTTTACAACGAAAGGTGAACTGCACAGAAACCATACCTGAAGCACAGCTGAATTATCCTTCATTTGCCATCAGACTAGGATCATCAAGCACTCCCCAGACGTATACAAGAACCGTTACTAATGTTGGTGATGCTAATGAATCTTACAAGGTCCAGATTATTCCACCAACAGGTGTTTCCGTAGCTGTTGGGCCTTCAACACTCAACTTTTCAGAGCAGAACCAGAGGTTGACATATCAAGTGACTTTTAGCCGAACGGCAAATAGCTTCAGTGGCACAGTCCATGGATTTGTTATCTGGTCTTCTGCCAAGCACTTCGTCAGGAGCCCAGTAGCAGCTACTTTTCTCTGA
- the LOC113780870 gene encoding subtilisin-like protease SBT1.7: MAGMFVFPIAFLLFNFSSAFSDETKPVPVQTQPARDPLKNLTTYIVHLRLPAGDNSTQLNDLESWYQSFLPKNTTGLNDASRMVHSYRHVFTGFAAKLSPEEVKEMEKKEGFLDARPEKTLNLQTTHSPKFLGLYTNHQFQWQYGRGEGVIIGIIDSGITPGHPSFSDEGMQPPPPSWKGKCEFVGTGCNKKLIGARDLLGPKPGQPLDEIGHGTHTASTAAGNFVEGANVLRQANGTAAGMAPRAHLSIYRACYPSGMCTESAIVAAMDFAIQDNVTMLSMSLGGPSKLPFFDDPIALGAFQANKKGIFVSCSASNSGPENGSLSNEAPWILTVGASTIDRDIRATALLGNGDEFDGQSIYQPTDFPPTLLPLVYLGMNGDTFAAQCTENSLKKAGVKGKVVLCETSDLMATVEQGQNVKDAGGAAMIIMNQEIEGYTIIADLHVLPATHVSFAAGQAIKAYINSTSMPRATILFKGTILGVKNAPAVASFSSRGPNNASPGILKPDIIGPGVNILAAWPQSVENIANTSSTFNILSGTSMSCPHLTGIAALLKSAHPNWSPAAIKSAIMTTASFVNRNDGHIHNEQMFPADVFATGAGHVNPPRAIDPGLTYDIQPDDYIPYLCGLGYTDDQIMKIVQSPVKCSAIHRIQEAELNYPSFAIQLKSSKQTYKRVVTNVGEALSTYYVDIDKIQGVEIDVQPRVLNFRKVNQKITYQISFRRLNMSVGNWYEQGAITWNSEKHRVRSPISVKFA, from the coding sequence ATGGCTGGCATGTTTGTTTTCCCTATTGCTTTCTTGCTTTTTAACTTCTCTTCAGCATTTTCTGATGAAACAAAACCAGTACCAGTCCAAACACAGCCAGCGAGAGACCCCTTAAAAAATTTAACAACTTACATTGTTCATTTAAGGCTGCCTGCTGGTGATAATTCTACCCAGTTGAATGACCTGGAAAGCTGGTACCAGTCCTTTTTGCCAAAAAATACAACAGGCCTGAATGATGCATCGCGCATGGTTCATTCCTACCGACATGTTTTCACCGGCTTTGCAGCCAAACTATCACCTGAGGAAgttaaagaaatggagaagaaagaaggatttCTAGATGCTAGACCTGAAAAAACCTTGAACCTGCAGACAACCCACAGTCCTAAGTTCCTGGGTCTGTATACCAACCACCAATTTCAGTGGCAATATGGACGTGGAGAAGGTGTCATAATAGGCATTATAGACAGTGGAATTACACCTGGCCATCCATCCTTTAGTGATGAAGGTATGCAGCCTCCACCACCTTCTTGGAAAGGCAAATGTGAGTTTGTTGGAACTGGATGCAATAAAAAGCTCATTGGCGCAAGGGACTTACTCGGCCCTAAACCTGGACAACCTCTTGACGAAATTGGTCATGGCACTCATACTGCTAGCAcagctgctggaaattttgtgGAAGGTGCAAATGTATTGCGCCAAGCCAATGGCACAGCTGCTGGGATGGCCCCTCGTGCACACTTGTCCATTTACAGAGCCTGCTATCCTTCTGGAATGTGTACTGAGAGCGCCATTGTAGCTGCAATGGATTTTGCTATCCAAGACAATGTTACTATGCTGTCCATGTCACTTGGTGGaccttctaaacttcctttctTTGATGACCCCATTGCTCTCGGAGCTTTCCAAGCAAataaaaagggcatttttgtgaGCTGTTCTGCTTCCAACTCTGGTCCAGAAAATGGTTCTTTATCAAACGAGGCTCCCTGGATTCTCACGGTTGGTGCAAGCACAATTGACAGGGACATTAGGGCAACAGCCTTACTAGGCAACGGCGATGAATTTGATGGTCAGTCTATATACCAACCAACAGATTTTCCTCCCACTTTATTACCTCTAGTTTATCTAGGAATGAATGGTGACACATTTGCTGCACAATGTACTGAAAACTCGTTGAAAAAGGCCGGTGTCAAAGGAAAGGTTGTATTATGCGAGACAAGTGATCTCATGGCAACAGTTGAACAAGGCCAAAATGTGAAGGATGCTGGTGGCGCTGCCATGATTATCATGAACCAGGAGATTGAAGGATACACCATTATTGCCGATCTTCATGTTCTTCCTGCAACACATGTGAGTTTTGCTGCTGGACAAGCTATCAAGGCTTACATAAATTCGACATCCATGCCTCGAGCAACAATACTGTTCAAGGGAACGATTTTAGGAGTCAAGAATGCACCTGCAGTTGCCTCATTCTCCTCAAGAGGACCCAACAATGCTAGCCCAGGCATTTTGAAACCTGACATTATTGGGCCTGGAGTTAACATCCTTGCTGCATGGCCTCAGTCTGTCGAGAACATCGCAAACACAAGTTCAACATTCAACATACTCTCTGGTACCTCAATGTCATGTCCTCACCTTACTGGCATTGCCGCCTTATTAAAAAGTGCACATCCTAATTGGTCCCCAGCTGCTATCAAATCAGCTATCATGACCACTGCCAGCTTCGTGAACAGAAATGATGGCCACATCCACAATGAACAGATGTTTCCTGCAGACGTATTTGCTACTGGTGCTGGCCATGTGAACCCCCCAAGAGCTATTGACCCCGGGCTAACATATGACATACAACCAGATGATTACATTCCCTATTTATGTGGCTTGGGTTACACAGACGACCAAATTATGAAAATTGTGCAGAGCCCAGTTAAATGTTCAGCTATCCACAGAATTCAAGAAGCAGAGTTGAACTATCCTTCATTTGCGATTCAACTCAAGTCTAGTAAGCAGACATACAAAAGGGTAGTAACAAATGTTGGCGAGGCTCTTTCAACATATTATGTTGACATTGACAAGATTCAGGGTGTTGAAATCGATGTTCAGCCTAGAGTGCTCAACTTCAGAAAGGTCAACCAGAAGATCACCTACCAAATAAGTTTTAGAAGGCTAAACATGTCCGTTGGAAATTGGTATGAGCAAGGGGCAATCACATGGAATTCTGAAAAGCACAGAGTCAGAAGTCCAATCTCTGTTAAATTTGCCTAA